The Castor canadensis chromosome 8, mCasCan1.hap1v2, whole genome shotgun sequence genome contains a region encoding:
- the LOC109674379 gene encoding olfactory receptor 6C2-like, whose translation MRNHTTITNFILLGLTDDPQLQVLVFVFLFLTYMLSVAGNLTIITLTLVDPHLKTPMHFFLRNFSFLEVSFTTVCIPRFLYSVSSGDNSITYNACASQIFFVILFGATEFFLLAAMSYDCYVAICKSLHYMTIMSHKMCILIVLSCWVAGLMIIVLPLSLGLQLEFCDSNAIDHFSCDASPVLKISCSDTWVIEQIVIFMAVFALIITLVCVVLSYTNIIRTILRFPSMQQRKKAFSTCSYHMIVVSLTYGSYIFIYIKPSAKEEETINKGVSVLTTSVAPLLNPFIYTLRNKQEKHTFNNSMMKIAFLSKKKFCRIRVK comes from the coding sequence ATgagaaaccacacaactataacaaacttCATTCTCCTGGGTCTGACAGATGACCCACAACTGCaagttttggtttttgtctttctatttctCACTTACATGTTGAGTGTTGCAGGGAACCTGACTATTATCACCCTCACATTGGTGGATccccaccttaaaacacctatgcactttttcctcagaaatttttccttcttagaaGTTTCATTTACCACTGTCTGTATTCCTAGATTCCTGTACAGTGTATCAAGTGGAGACAATTCCATTACCTACAATGCTTGTGCAAGTCAAATATTCTTTGTTATTCTGTTTGGAGCAACAGAATTTTTTCTGTTAGCAGCCATGTCTTATGattgctatgtggccatctgtaaatCCCTGCATTACATGACCATAATGAGTCACAAGATGTGTATCTTAATAGTCCTCTCCTGTTGGGTAGCTGGCTTGATGATCATTGTTCTACCACTTAGTTTGGGCCTGCAGCTTGAATTCTGTGACTCCAATGCCATTGACCATTTTAGCTGTGATGCAAGTCCCGTTTTAAAGATCTCATGCTCAGACACATGGGTGATAGAACAAATAGTAATATTTATGGCTGTGTTTGCACTCATTATTACTCTGGTCTGTGTGGTTCTGTCCTACACAAACATCATCAGGACAATTCTGAGATTCCCTTCTATGCAGCAAAGAAAAAAGGCCTTTTCTACCTGCTCGTACCACATGATTGTGGTTTCCCTCACCTATGGAAGCTATATTTTCATCTACATCAAGCCATCAGCAAAGGAAGAGGAGACCATAAATAAAGGAGTTTCAGTTCTCACTACTTCTGTTGCACCTTTGTTAAACCCTTTCATTTATACCCTGAGGAACAAGCAAGAGAAACACACTTTCAATAACTCTATGATGAAGATTGCATTTCTGTCAAAGAAGAAGTTTTGCAGAATTAGAGTAAAATGA